Proteins from one Chitinispirillales bacterium ANBcel5 genomic window:
- a CDS encoding ATP-binding protein, giving the protein MIAKTIFPISILFILLSTVGCSVNTPSPRAENGVINLNKTGVSNQVVKLNGEWEFYPYQLLAPHEIDTVQTVPHYLEIPGSWRGSTIEGEALDGRGCATFRLKIELPRKQKNYFLKLYSIHSAYTVWIDGELSGSVGTVKSSAASARPVRKPLTIEIPSAKDSIEVIIQVSNFHYRAGGINTPVVIGNSVTFLETAGQQKAIAFFLIGGILIMALYHLILFYLRREDRASLFFALFCFFACLRILITGEMFTATVFNLTNYRLSLQLEYLTVYLMVPLFILYTKELFPLEINKIFVNLSLLIASVFTLATILFPTYQFTYLMPVYHPLLLVQFIWLIVSLIISKIRSRKGASIFLTGFTLLFFTSLYDALFTYVFIDGTYVLQFAIFLFILSQSSILSIRFADIYKTVEKNEKELQRLINLKNDFLARVTHELRTPLYGIVGTAEMILEKKESSLTDNDRKCLNIIVSDGRRLNRLVNDILDFSKLKSSEIMLFRKQIDLFSLTESMLILLRHSSANKNVELINLVPPDLDLVYADEDRVQQILYNLVGNALKFTDTGKVEVFAQNKRCGFITICVKDTGIGIPHDKLHKIFEPFEQTESSDTRAHEGSGLGLPITKYLIELHGGTITIDSEPQIGTTVSFSIPLSDTASTEFTDATPPDKPFAQSTDIDQDLYPQLIEGNHFHNYPQNSVPSHSNELSGKILVIDDDPLSLSIIEDALTSANFGVIKAQNGFEGLRQINEDCLPDAVVLDMMMPGMSGLQFLKRVRINFSPSELPILMVTAKNQLSDLLKSFESGANDYLTKPFIRHELVTRIKTQVNIKKALITACENIQLREEIDFQKKQQEKLLLLQNRLSFMMDTVEDAVMAVDNKLQICYMNRPCLRTLKYGEIKKDLLLEKLIASNGKKLINHLRSTPTADSRVFRQIRLKAQSKSEPVVDISVCGFKYDTNQLSILVLRDSKSSRKKADASVETFLSMLHNSSQRFSLLGQVLEKLNPDILSKNPQLHNDLHKLSSAIETIKNYPELKTVPADRKNVAVNLLNRAIEVCTEHTTLTKFSLAEQSGLWKVHTNADGWQRTQTLDRYLTTRTFPKYPKWETIEKTVKFVIARLDKKPALQQELEEMLRVYKSMG; this is encoded by the coding sequence TTGATAGCCAAAACCATTTTTCCTATCTCAATATTATTTATTCTGCTAAGCACTGTAGGATGCTCGGTCAACACACCATCTCCCAGGGCAGAAAACGGAGTAATTAATCTTAACAAAACCGGGGTCTCTAATCAGGTTGTTAAACTCAATGGTGAATGGGAGTTTTATCCGTACCAATTATTAGCTCCACATGAAATCGATACTGTTCAAACAGTGCCTCATTATTTAGAGATCCCCGGATCCTGGCGCGGTAGTACTATTGAAGGTGAAGCATTAGACGGTCGCGGGTGTGCGACATTTCGACTCAAAATCGAATTACCACGGAAGCAAAAAAACTACTTCCTTAAGCTCTACTCAATCCACTCAGCGTATACCGTATGGATTGACGGTGAATTATCAGGGTCCGTGGGCACAGTAAAGAGTTCCGCAGCAAGCGCAAGGCCTGTTCGCAAACCGCTCACCATCGAAATACCATCTGCAAAAGATTCAATAGAAGTTATTATTCAGGTATCCAATTTCCACTACAGAGCCGGGGGTATTAACACTCCTGTTGTTATAGGCAATTCAGTAACGTTTCTTGAAACTGCAGGTCAGCAGAAAGCAATCGCTTTTTTCCTCATCGGTGGTATTCTTATCATGGCATTATATCACCTGATACTCTTTTATCTAAGAAGAGAGGATCGTGCGTCATTATTTTTTGCGCTCTTTTGCTTTTTTGCATGCCTTCGAATTCTTATCACCGGTGAAATGTTTACCGCTACAGTTTTTAACCTGACCAACTACCGATTGTCGCTGCAATTAGAGTACCTGACGGTATATCTGATGGTTCCACTTTTCATTTTATACACCAAAGAGCTTTTTCCTCTTGAGATAAATAAGATATTTGTAAATCTATCACTCCTGATAGCGTCTGTTTTCACTTTAGCCACTATACTTTTTCCAACCTACCAGTTCACATATCTTATGCCTGTGTACCACCCGTTGCTCCTCGTGCAATTTATATGGCTTATTGTATCCCTGATTATTTCAAAAATAAGGAGTAGAAAAGGTGCTTCAATATTCCTTACTGGTTTTACACTACTGTTTTTTACTTCCCTTTATGATGCTCTTTTTACATACGTATTTATAGATGGAACCTATGTACTTCAATTCGCTATCTTTCTTTTCATTCTCTCACAATCATCCATACTTTCCATACGATTTGCGGATATCTACAAAACAGTGGAAAAGAATGAAAAAGAGTTACAACGCCTGATAAACCTGAAAAACGACTTTCTTGCCCGTGTGACTCATGAGCTGAGAACCCCCCTTTATGGAATTGTTGGAACAGCCGAAATGATTTTAGAAAAAAAAGAGTCCTCCCTTACCGATAATGATCGTAAATGTCTGAATATAATAGTTTCGGATGGAAGAAGACTAAACAGACTTGTTAATGATATACTGGACTTTTCTAAACTGAAAAGCAGCGAAATAATGCTTTTCAGGAAACAAATCGACCTTTTCTCCCTAACAGAAAGTATGCTTATTCTTCTTCGTCACTCAAGCGCGAATAAGAATGTCGAGCTCATCAATTTAGTCCCTCCTGATCTGGATCTTGTATATGCCGATGAGGACAGGGTGCAGCAAATCCTTTATAATTTGGTTGGCAATGCACTAAAATTCACTGATACCGGGAAGGTTGAGGTTTTTGCGCAAAACAAGCGATGTGGTTTCATCACCATTTGCGTTAAAGATACCGGAATCGGAATACCGCACGATAAACTTCACAAAATATTTGAACCCTTCGAGCAGACCGAATCGTCTGATACGAGGGCTCATGAAGGAAGTGGTCTGGGGCTCCCTATCACAAAATACCTCATCGAGCTGCATGGTGGAACGATTACAATTGATTCGGAGCCGCAAATCGGAACAACAGTTTCTTTTTCAATACCCCTTAGCGATACTGCTTCAACAGAGTTCACTGACGCTACCCCGCCGGATAAACCCTTTGCGCAGAGCACTGACATTGACCAGGATCTCTATCCACAGCTCATTGAAGGCAATCATTTTCATAACTATCCGCAGAATTCTGTACCTTCACATTCAAATGAGCTTTCTGGAAAGATTTTGGTAATCGATGATGATCCGCTCAGCCTCAGTATCATTGAAGACGCTTTAACTTCTGCTAATTTTGGAGTTATCAAAGCACAAAACGGATTTGAAGGTCTAAGACAGATCAACGAAGATTGTTTACCCGATGCAGTAGTTTTAGATATGATGATGCCCGGTATGTCGGGATTGCAGTTTTTAAAAAGAGTGAGAATAAACTTCTCCCCCTCAGAGCTTCCTATACTTATGGTAACAGCCAAAAACCAGTTATCCGATCTGCTAAAAAGTTTTGAATCAGGTGCCAATGACTATCTGACTAAACCGTTCATACGCCACGAGTTGGTAACAAGAATAAAAACTCAGGTAAATATCAAAAAAGCCCTTATCACTGCCTGTGAAAACATACAACTCAGAGAAGAAATCGATTTTCAAAAAAAGCAACAGGAAAAACTACTGCTGCTGCAGAATAGACTTTCATTTATGATGGACACTGTTGAAGACGCTGTAATGGCCGTGGATAACAAACTACAAATATGCTACATGAACAGACCATGTCTCAGGACCCTGAAATACGGGGAGATCAAAAAAGATCTTTTACTCGAGAAATTGATCGCAAGTAACGGGAAAAAACTTATCAATCATCTTCGCTCTACCCCTACTGCCGATTCTCGTGTATTCAGGCAAATCCGACTTAAAGCTCAATCTAAAAGCGAACCAGTGGTGGATATTTCTGTTTGCGGCTTTAAATATGATACTAACCAGCTCTCTATTCTGGTGCTCAGAGACAGTAAAAGTAGCAGAAAAAAAGCTGATGCTTCTGTTGAAACCTTTTTGTCTATGCTGCACAACAGTTCCCAACGATTCAGTCTTTTAGGACAGGTCCTTGAGAAACTTAACCCCGATATTCTAAGCAAGAATCCACAACTGCACAATGACCTTCACAAACTTAGTTCAGCCATTGAAACCATTAAAAATTACCCGGAGCTCAAAACCGTACCTGCCGATCGAAAAAATGTAGCCGTGAATTTATTGAATCGAGCCATTGAAGTATGCACAGAACACACTACGCTTACGAAATTCTCTCTGGCAGAACAATCGGGGCTGTGGAAAGTTCATACAAATGCCGATGGGTGGCAAAGGACCCAGACCTTAGACCGCTATCTCACCACCAGGACCTTCCCCAAATATCCTAAATGGGAAACCATCGAAAAAACAGTGAAGTTTGTAATCGCACGGCTGGACAAAAAACCTGCGCTGCAACAGGAGCTGGAAGAGATGTTACGGGTGTATAAAAGTATGGGGTGA